ataatgttacaaagttgcattgtttctatttcagataaatgcttttcttttgaactctaTATTAAAGCATAGAATCGTGAATAAAATATCATTGCATTATAACATttactaaattacattttgaaaaatattcaaatcaacaacattatgaattgtaataatatttcccaatcCTACTGTATTTTTTGATTACATAAATGCAACCTtatagtgagcataagagacttctatcaaaaacattaaaaactcttactgaccccaaacttgaatAAAAAGTGTACATGTCAAATTTTAGACAACAGGTTTAAAACATGCAGGCAAATCTGTGAAACATACTTCTACAAGGATCTCTCGATTGACCAGCACACAGTTCTCATCAGGAAATGTGTCGCACAGGAGATCGAAGGCAGCCATACTCTCCCTGAAATTACATATATTATCCATTTAAATTTAATACCATGTGTTGTGCAAATTTAATCTGTGGACTTATCACTGCACTACAGGTTTAGCAAACTTTTTCATGTCAGAAAACACTACCTGCTGACTGCTGCCCAGGTTTTCTTCAGCCGGTAAACGGCATTGGACTGAAGAGCAGACAAGATGGCTCTCAGAGAGGAGAAGTTTCTCAACTGATGGCACTCCTGTAatccaaataataattataaaaaaacaaatcagcataaataataataaaaaaaaaaaacattatgcctTGGGCTTAAGAAGAGCAAAGAAAATATTAACTTCACAAATTTACACTGGATCAAATATGTACCAACACAAAGTGATACGGACCTATTTAAACATCTGTGCCATTAAAACTGATTAAGTAGTTAGacataaacttatttttattatcttaatttgcTCAGAATCAAATTAGTATTCACATACTTGCTTATAGTATGTTTCGGGCCTTATACACACCTGAGCTACAGAGATCCACTTCTCAATAACCTTTGCCCTGTGTGTAGGGCCACTGCGGGTGCAGGATGGGGAACTGTGAGGGGATGTGGAAGGAGGGCACAGCAGAGAGCTGATAACACAGTTAGTGACGGCATTAAACTGGCCAATGGTGGCACGAACCGTGGGTGCAAGATTACGATTCTCTTTCTTGTCCCTTTGAGACCAAATAGAGCCGAGGCAGTGAAATGGAACCACTTTGACAAAGAGGTCCTGACAAAGTAATGAAAGCACATTAGTaaaagccaaataaataaaaaccagctTCAGTATTTCAATCTTGACACCTACAGCATCTAATAGCGTGAGCTGCTCAGCAATGTCTTGTGCAGGGAAGCCCAATACATCCCTCGTCTCTTCTATGTCCTGTCTGTCCTTGGTGTCCTCAGTTTCCTGATTCTCTACAGCAGCTGTGCTGGCTTCTGCTGATGTACCTGTGTGTTCGTCTGTTATTTAGCATCGTTGTCTTTTGGTGCGTGTGCATTAAAGCTAAATTAGCAATATTTTAAGACTTGCCTTCAGTCTGAAATTTTCGGAGAAGAGCATCGGCTTGATGAACCAGACGTCTGAAACAAAGGCGATGACGCAGATGAACACAGAGCAGCCGAAGAGCCTGGTGATCTGGAGAGTCCCGAAGGTCTTCTTGATACTCATCTAACCACAGCCGGATCAGACAGGGCAgagaactgcacacacacacacacacacgcgcgcgcattGTTTTGTAGTAATTATTGAAGCTCTTGGAATTAGAATGAATAATCAAGATGAATAACCAGTTTCACTTTACTAATAATAGATAACGATTGCACTGGACAACCAGTTTCAATTTAAAGttcattataaaacaatatttgacCACAGAATAtgacaactgaccaatcagaatcacatATTCCAGGACATTCCTAAACATGTGAATTCAGCTCACCTCCTTAAACAGACACTGTTGTCCAGATTGGTGACAAAGTCCTCTCTACAGAGACAAACATATAAGTCTTCATTGAATATTCAAAGCATTCCTAAAACTTCTTATGAACATTGTAACAATTTCTGACACAAATGTGTAACAAGTGATCTTTCAAGGCCTATTAACTTTATTTATGCTTAAACAAAACACAATGGCCTCTCACCAAAAGCTCCTGTGGCGTGAGACAAGTCAAGTGAAACCTGTTATACAGTGGGTGGTGTTCTCCTCCATTCCACTGCCTCACTGATTTGCATAATATGATAATGCACATAATTCCATAGGAATAAGAGATTTCACTGGGATATACTCTGCCTCATACTGAATTTAGAAACTTGGGCTCTcctcatatttaaatacatgtgaGATAGCTGTGTCTGAAATGGAAATCAATGACTTTACGAAGGTACCTCCAAAGGAAACAGGCCTGCAATGTACATAGCATCATGTGTAATGTGCTAAGACATGACACAATGTGTCATTTTTATTCCTTTCACCAACAGATAAGGCACATGTTTGTGGTATATCACCAAATGAAGGTATGATGGAATGTAATGGAAACATTATAATCAGAGGTACCTTCCTCTATTCAGGTTTTGGAAACAGCCCATATAACTCTCACTGACGCACAATAAAAAACATGACTATATACAGTTATTATATTAAAAGATTTGGGTAATTCCTCACAATTGTAATTGTATTAGATGGAACACAAGTGGAATACTTTTTGGTTCTTATTGAAGCATGATAGCCCAAGCTGATGTAAACTTAAGAAGCGTAaacaattaaattgttattttataataatttttttggggTAGACTTATACTCATaaattatagtatatatatatatatatatatatatatatatatatatatatatatatatatatatatatatatatatgctcaccaaggctgcatttatttgataaaaatacagttaaaattttcatattgtaaaagattattgcaatttaaatatttagaataatacaacttaaaatatttttaaacaatttattcctgtaaaacaaagttgaattaatttttttttattagctagaaatcttttgtaacattagaaatgtcttttgaaatgtctttactgacacttttgatcaattttctgcatccttgctgaatacaagtattagTTTACTTTAAAACATAACTAAATCTAACAATGACTCTATAACCCTCTGAGACAGCAATTCAATTAACACCAACTGAGCATATGTGCTAACCTTTGAAACAGGAGCTCTATGAGAGCATTTGTGCAGGTAAAGGCTCTGTAGGTGGAGAGAAAGATTTGCATGTAGTCTGGGTCAGGGCACTCCGGGTTCACCAATTCTGTGACAAGACGCTCCAGACTGGCTGCTTTAAGCCTGCGGACCTTCAGTGTGCGATACTGCATGAAGCTGAAGGCAGAAGAGCTCTCAGCGGCATCAGGTGGAGGCTGGATGGGTTCTCGGTGAAGAGTGACCCCATAAATGGCACTGTCTTCCACCTCCTCTCCCCACTCCTGCACCGGGTCCTAGACAAATACATCATCAGGCTATGCATGCTGAATCTGGAGCTGACTAATGGAAAAATATGCACATATTTAACCTACTGTAAAGCTTGATGTGATGCCTATTGCAGCACAGTGCCATAAAAATTCTATTTTGCAGTGCTGATTTTACCGCAGAGATTTTAGAAAAACATAAATTGCAGAAAGGCAGTGGACTTGCAGTGGATCTGGCTTCTGCAGTGAACTCCACTGAACCTTTCTGGAAGTATTCActtccaaaaaaacaacaacaacaatacctGCAATGCACTGACCTAACATTTCGCTTGTCCAGGAAGAAATATACAAAACAGGAGTTCTTTGCAAAATACAGGCAAATTGTTATCCAAATTATAATTTAGGAGGAGTGAATACATTTATCTCCACTGGCTTAAGAAGACAATACATTGTACATAACATTTACTTTCTTGCTTTTTCAACAAAATCATCTACAATACAGAGTTCAAATCATGTTATACGCAAATACTCCAAACATTTTTACAGTCCAAAAAATAATAACGCCGCTGTTTAATAATTCCCACACAAGACgacttttaattttcattttaaggaaagaatataaataatttaaggtCTTTCATGGTGGAAAACAGTAACTAGCTGACACCAAAAATACTCAGTACTTAATTTACAAAAATCCTCTTTGGTGGTAAAATGAAGCCATGATTATTTGCATAGCAAATATCATACCCACGATGAATAACAGCTGTGGGCgaataaaaaaaaccctgatgATTTTAAACAAAGACAGACTGTGTAACACACTGGAGTAAATTAAGTCCAGTCTTTTCTCTATCAGGGAAAACCCAGTCGTGTTGTTGAGCTGTTGTTGACTTATTCAGATATGACCAATATTAGATCTCAGCTCATAACAAGTAGCTTGAGGGCATTTTAGCATAATAGTGTCATCTATTACTGATTCTTGAACACGGGATGTCCtagaatgtttaaaaataaagtttacttgattgtttttaaactaagaaaagatAAATAGTTATAAAATCACCATTCCTCATAACATAACGTaataattcacataaaaaaaaaaaaaaaaaaaatatatatatatatatatatatatatatatatatatatatatatatatatatatatatatatataaataaagtttcaaaTAACGATTCAGAAACTTGAggtctgtttttgtgtgtatgtgtgtaaatagtgatagaggctatttacactaagtacaAATAGCAGCATGTTTTAATGATATGATATTTATACTAAGTGGAAACagctatagattctatttacactatgttaaaataacaggattttctgctatttatacaaCTTTTTGCACATAGTGGCAactatctgcacctcagtattgaagtgcattataaaacagtatgcaataataacttattgagtgtaaattgtaattttaattcaaattattgaatgaatgccaccttattgggacaataaagcccacCCTACACCTATCCTAACCCTACccggtacttaaaaaaaaaacatttcattgaaaataaatgcttttctgatgtgatttgaaatttgaaaagggagaaaaagttCGCCAAAAGgcggattcaaacccgggtcgaTCGCGTCAAAATGAGACCACTGCACCACTGAAGATGATGTTTGTTaactgtttttgtaattttgaccAGCCGAATCCCACGTTGGTGGGCGAAGCTGTATATAACCTCTATCAACAAGGtgggctatttgcacttagtgtaaatagacactccaaatattaaataacacaattacaggattgataataataaatatttattgggcaccaaatcagcatattagaatgctttctgaaggaccatgtggcACTGTAAACTGgattaataatgctgaaaattcagctttgcatcacaggaataatgtactatttaaaatatacagtattagaATATACAGCAGTTGTTATaaactgtaataacatttaaCCACATTGCAGTTGTACTGAATTCTTGATCCTTGAGtacaaaaaacatctttaaacataacaaaaactcactgactccaaacttttgaatactcCGTTATATTAACTTATATTAactaagaaaaaagtattttgtattattatacaaacacttataatataaataaaacgaTATTTTTCCTTTACCTCAACtccaacactttttttaaattaagaatattaaataaatacacgtgtgacatgtaaaatatgtaatcTGTCAATCACTGATGTGCACTGTTTTGTTCTAAGCCTCAAGAATCACTGCTCTCTTCTAAAAGCTCAATGGATATCACAGAATTTAGGCTACATAATATGCAAACCACACCATTTGGAAAGGATTGCGCTTCCAAGTAAACCAAGGACAGTCTTTTCCTCTAACAAATCAGTTGCTGCGAAAATCACCAGGGCATTCTTCCTAGAAACTCCAGTCAAGCAAAACAGAGCGTTCCAAGCCAAAACTGTGCCATGAAACCAAACACAGAGCAATATGGGGGAAGGGAAAGCTGAAACTATGACAGGTCAGCTGTGAAACGGGACACTGTAAACATATTCAATCTCCAGGTGGTTCTCTGAACAAACACAAAATCGTTTTTATTGTGAGACTCCTGAGGGAAAACTGAAGCGCACCGCACCCTACCCTGAGCACGCAGGAGTCAGGACATATGACACAAACGCTTTCCTAAAGCCACCACACGTCGAATTGTAAAAACATTGAGCTTTATGACAGTATGAGATGTCCGGAAAAGAAAGAACAGGATATAGGCTAATGTATTTTCTCTATCATTAAAGTGAAGAGAAACACTAGTGCGGCGCGAGACACACTGCAACAAAAAAATCTCGCTTCCAGATCTGATGATACAAAGTTACATGCTCTCTAGTCATTCAACTTTTTAAACTAATATTAAACAgaattgtttaataattgttCAAGTCATTGATGAAAACAGCCTTAATCAAGTAAGCGACTTACCATTGTGAACTCCCATTTTGCCATGTTTTCAGCTATTATTTTCTTCAGCCGTATGATCAAGCAGTGTAAGCGGTTCGACTTTCCTTTAGcgcaatcaaacaaacaaaacaaaaaacaacgtAAAATGTATATCGTAGTCAGCTAGAGTTAAGCTTGACTATCACGTCTAGAGAGCTGGTGGAAATAGCTTTGCAAAGTGAAGTTTAATTAAGAACTCCAGTGAAGATAAAGTAAACTTACTAAACG
This genomic window from Carassius gibelio isolate Cgi1373 ecotype wild population from Czech Republic chromosome A6, carGib1.2-hapl.c, whole genome shotgun sequence contains:
- the rgl3a gene encoding ral guanine nucleotide dissociation stimulator-like 1, which encodes MAKWEFTMDPVQEWGEEVEDSAIYGVTLHREPIQPPPDAAESSSAFSFMQYRTLKVRRLKAASLERLVTELVNPECPDPDYMQIFLSTYRAFTCTNALIELLFQREDFVTNLDNSVCLRSSLPCLIRLWLDEYQEDLRDSPDHQALRLLCVHLRHRLCFRRLVHQADALLRKFQTEGTSAEASTAAVENQETEDTKDRQDIEETRDVLGFPAQDIAEQLTLLDADLFVKVVPFHCLGSIWSQRDKKENRNLAPTVRATIGQFNAVTNCVISSLLCPPSTSPHSSPSCTRSGPTHRAKVIEKWISVAQECHQLRNFSSLRAILSALQSNAVYRLKKTWAAVSRESMAAFDLLCDTFPDENCVLVNREILVEEGNQAADVDTHTASKSPRLSPTSKHMTPSSGEVPYLGTYLTVLTMLDTALSDNVEGGLINFEKRRKEFEILSQIRQMQASCAQYNLQSHPRIISWISSSIPLSDQKSYELSRDLEPPVDPCPSSPNPWSHRLITKKLTSLLSGSENVSKKTFADQISVSSSGSSGSEMEDLSSPNLSPLRYKVQSPSVSCQDTSVDTPTSSLTPPSSFQSCVQPDLSALNPDSPSPSSSASSSSSSPSLKHPMYNKQVADSCIVRVSVELGNNGNVYKSILITSQDKTAQVIQRALEKHNLEEMNCQDFSLTQVVSNDKELLIPDKANVFYAMCTTANFDFVLRQRHKNLCRAPGSSWSPGAVLRSRK